The following nucleotide sequence is from Salvia miltiorrhiza cultivar Shanhuang (shh) chromosome 7, IMPLAD_Smil_shh, whole genome shotgun sequence.
GCAAAGGCCCACTTCCACACAACCCAAGAAGCGGGTCTACGTCTGCCCGGAGCCCAACTGCGTGCACCACAACCCCACCCGCGCCCTCGGCGACCTCACCGGAATCAAGAAGCACTACTGCAGGAAGCACGGCGACAAGAAGTGGAAGTGCGACAAGTGCTCCAAACGCTACGCCGTCCAGTCCGACTGGAAGGCGCACGCCAAGATCTGCGGCACCCGCGAGTACCGCTGCGACTGTGGCACCATCTTCTCGCGGAAGGACAGTTTCGTCACTCACAGAGCCTTCTGCGACGCCTTGAGCGAGGACAACCACACCGTTGCTGGAGCAATGCTGCAGCAGACCCATGCTCAACAACTCTTGTCTGATTCTGTGGATTTATGTGCTGTAAACACGCCATTGTCGTTGAGCTCGCATGGGATGATGATGGCTGCCGCCGCCGGCACTTTGGATCCATTTTACAGTGCAAGAGCCTCCATTGGAGGACTGACCACTCCTCCTTTAGCGCTAGCTAGCTCTGCTTATACATCAGCAACTGCATTGCTGCAGAGGGCTGCAGAAATGGGCTCCAAAACCAGTGACGCTACTTGCCTTTCTCCAATTATTCTCAGAGGATTCACAGGCTACCTCACTCAAACCAGGAACAAGGCCTCTTCTGCAGCTGCTTTCAACGCCCAAACATCTACTGCTTCCAGTGGAATGCATACCACAAATATGGACGCTGCAGAGATGGGCTCATACGATCTTTCGGTTTTTATGGATTCATCAGGTGGCGGCAACTCCACCGGACTAGATCTCTGTGAGCATGAGAAGATGACCGTCGATTTCTTAGGAGTGGCGCCTCCAACTTTTTCCGGTAGAACAGAATATGGAGACGAGAGGCAGAGCTTACAGGATATGCATTCCCAATCCCAGTGGTAGTTTAATCAAGAAAGATGACATCAAACATGATATATATCGTATTGAAAATCCATGTCCATGAAAAGTTAGGAATCCTAATCAAATCCGATAATTGTCCTATTCTAGTTCTAGCAGTAGGTACACGAACACAATGATGATTTATCCAAACGACAACGCAAGGAAGAAAGATTCACAGTCTTACTTGCTTGCTAAACTGTGACGGATGGTTGTAATAGCAAGCAACAATAATAAAGAAAACATAGCATCATATTCATAGCATGTTCAATccgacttcttcttcttcttctcgacCACATCTCGAAGAAAGAGAGTGATGGGGTCATCTCCAGTTGCCCCTCCGCTCTTCCAAGTGATCATGTCTTGGCTGAGTCCTACATCTCTCCAATCTGCCCAAATTCCCAATGCGGTTCCTTGGGTCCTCAAAATCATCGGCATCAATACCCCGTCGCCTTCCCATCTCTACATCCGTTGTCGGGCCTTTGTATAAACCAACAGGTGAATCGCCTTTGATCAATGCCCTGAAGTTATTGCGGGATCGGGGCATCTTAGAGCAGAACACTTCCATACAGTTTCTAGCAATTCCAACGTTGTAAGGATTCATCTTTCGATCATATTGATACCGGAAATTTTCATATGTTGTCTGCGTggagaaaatgggatgcatcagGAAATTGGACAATTGCATTATCAAGAGAAAAGGCAACCGAAGCAAAAGGCAGAAAATATAGGAAACCTGGTTTGAGGAAATAAGATATAAGTGAAAGGTAGTCAGGCCTCCAACAAACCAGCAAATCACAAAAGTATACGTGATGAGGATCCCTGAAACGGGTGACTGTTGGATGGCCATCCACATACTACAATGCTTCTTATGCATGATGCTCGTGATGTTTATCGAGCATGAAAATAGAACGTGCAAGCATAGGAGGGTTGTAGATGATACAAACATGAAAAAGAACCTGTAATTCCTCTGTTTGCAGCCACAAATTTGCAGTCAGATTTCAGAAGATAACTTCGACTAACATAACATGTAAGTATCAGCAAAAGGTTACATTTAGACTAAAGAGAGATAAAGAGTATGCTATATGTGGTTACAAAAAAGTGACCATTCAAGAAAGGAATTTTGCCCCAGATGGAAAGCAAATAAGGTAAATTGAGATACATGAGCTAATAGCCTAATACCAAAGGAGCACAATATCCATCTTTTGCATGTATTCGTATTTATGTCCAAGTATTGCGAAAATCATAAAAAGTAAAGTAGGCATGAGATGCTACTACCATCCTTCTAATGTAAGCAATCCTCGAAACAAACAATCAGAAGATGTTCACTTATTTAACACTATTAGGACCCTCAAGTTTTGTAAGAATAAGTGGAAAACGATGATAGAGGCAAGCAACTAACCTTTCCAATGCATTGTCCTACCCACGGGCAATGGTGATCGAAACGCTCAACACAGTTATTACATATTGAGCAATGGGAGCATCGTGGGGGCCGATACAACATGCATGTTTGACAATATTTTACCTTCACAACTATCCCATTAATAGATACATTTTTCGTCAATGGCACACCACATGCACTACTTTGGCTGCCACCCCAGTCTGTAGATAAGCCAGAGCTATCATCATCAAGATCAGGAGGTTGAGGATTTCTGGGAACAATCCCAGGATCAGTTCCAGAAGTGAGAAAGAGAAGAACGATTATCTGCAAAGACGGACTAAATCAGAAACTCGTATATTGTAGCTATCTAAGATGGACTATTCTCATATTTGAGGAAGTGCAGATCGAGCCCAAAAATATACCAGAGTTATTTATTATGTTCCATTTCTACAAGGGCAAGCTTCCGATTTCTGTACAAATTTATAATGCATACTTTCTCTAACTGTAGTTCAAACTACAAACTAGAATAAAAGAATTTGCTACTGTCAATTGCTCCCCCTAACGTCTAATGCATTTCCCACTCTAACAATGTTCTTATGTTTTGGAGTCATATAGGTGCTGACTTGCACCAGTGGATCTTACACGATCAATAAGCGAGATGAAAATGCATTTTACATAACAAGTTATAAAATAGCAGAACTCACATATGCAGTCAGTAAAACAGATGAAACTACGAGAATAATTCCCCCTCCATGGGAATACAAACTAATAAGGTGTTTAGCAACAAACGCCCAAAATAAGATCACTGGAATCAGGATAAGGGACAATGTGAGGAAGATAGACTTGACGTCTGGACCAAATATGATTCTGCCGCCACAAAAGAATTTCTGCAAGGTATTTAGAAAAAGTAAGTA
It contains:
- the LOC130993158 gene encoding probable protein S-acyltransferase 7, with translation MYSPKLQRLRAVDSSSRLRVYQVWKGRNKFFCGGRIIFGPDVKSIFLTLSLILIPVILFWAFVAKHLISLYSHGGGIILVVSSVLLTAYIIVLLFLTSGTDPGIVPRNPQPPDLDDDSSGLSTDWGGSQSSACGVPLTKNVSINGIVVKVKYCQTCMLYRPPRCSHCSICNNCVERFDHHCPWVGQCIGKRNYRFFFMFVSSTTLLCLHVLFSCSINITSIMHKKHCSMWMAIQQSPVSGILITYTFVICWFVGGLTTFHLYLISSNQTTYENFRYQYDRKMNPYNVGIARNCMEVFCSKMPRSRNNFRALIKGDSPVGLYKGPTTDVEMGRRRGIDADDFEDPRNRIGNLGRLERCRTQPRHDHLEERRGNWR
- the LOC130993157 gene encoding protein indeterminate-domain 12-like produces the protein MQNIIMQSKFVEEFGQDDQHFQAHSPSPLHTSSSKKKRNLPGNPDPDAEVVALSPRTLMATNRYICEVCHKGFQRDQNLQLHRRGHNLPWKLKQRPTSTQPKKRVYVCPEPNCVHHNPTRALGDLTGIKKHYCRKHGDKKWKCDKCSKRYAVQSDWKAHAKICGTREYRCDCGTIFSRKDSFVTHRAFCDALSEDNHTVAGAMLQQTHAQQLLSDSVDLCAVNTPLSLSSHGMMMAAAAGTLDPFYSARASIGGLTTPPLALASSAYTSATALLQRAAEMGSKTSDATCLSPIILRGFTGYLTQTRNKASSAAAFNAQTSTASSGMHTTNMDAAEMGSYDLSVFMDSSGGGNSTGLDLCEHEKMTVDFLGVAPPTFSGRTEYGDERQSLQDMHSQSQW